Proteins encoded within one genomic window of Tamandua tetradactyla isolate mTamTet1 chromosome 11, mTamTet1.pri, whole genome shotgun sequence:
- the UPF1 gene encoding regulator of nonsense transcripts 1 isoform X2: protein MGMSSGWGVAGEGRGARLEGHRGQAAAGASRAGSTCEHQAGFTDPHLQRLRSQHAIPVPKQGARHPTSWPPESDWRGSEQPGYSCQFCIVPRSGGQRVGGPEGVLQNGAVDDGVAKTSQLLAELNFEEDEEDTYYTKDLPVHACSYCGIHDPACVVYCNASKKWFCNGRGNTSGSHIVNHLVRAKCKEVTLHKDGPLGETVLECYNCGCRNVFLLGFIPAKADSVVVLLCRQPCASQSSLKDINWDSSQWQPLIQDRCFLSWLVKIPSEQEQLRARQITAQQINKLEELWKENPSATLEDLEKPGVDEEPQHVLLRYEDAYQYQNIFGPLVKLEADYDKKLKESQTQDNITVRWDLGLNKKRIAYFTLPKTDSDMRLMQGDEICLRYKGDLAPLWKGIGHVIKVPDNYGDEIAIELRSSVGAPVEVTHNFQVDFVWKSTSFDRMQSALKTFAVDETSVSGYIYHKLLGHEVEDVIIKCQLPKRFTAQGLPDLNHSQVYAVKTVLQRPLSLIQGPPGTGKTVTSATIVYHLARQGSGPVLVCAPSNIAVDQLTEKIHQTGLKVVRLCAKSREAIDSPVSFLALHNQIRNMDSMPELQKLQQLKDETGELSSADEKRYRALKRTAERELLMNADVICCTCVGAGDPRLAKMQFRSILIDESTQATEPECMVPVVLGAKQLILVGDHCQLGPVVMCKKAAKAGLSQSLFERLVVLGIRPIRLQVQYRMHPALSAFPSNIFYEGSLQNGVTAADRVKKGFDFQWPQPDKPMFFYVTQGQEEIASSGTSYLNRTEAANVEKITTKLLKAGAKPDQIGIITPYEGQRSYLVQYMQFSGSLHTKLYQEVEIASVDAFQGREKDFIILSCVRANEHQGIGFLNDPRRLNVALTRARYGVIIVGNPKALSKQPLWNHLLNYFKEQKVLVEGPLNNLRESLMQFSKPRKLVNTINPGARFMTTAMYDAREAIIPGSVYDRSSQGRPSSVYFQTHDQLGMIGAGPGHVAAMNIPIPFNLVMPPMPPPGYFGQANGPAAGRGTPKGKTGRGGRQKNRFGLPGPSQTTLPSSQASQDVASQPFSQGALTQGYISMSQPSQMSQPGLSQPELSQDSYLGDEFKSQIDVALSQDSTYQGERAYQHGGVAGLSQY from the exons ATGGGGATGTCTTCAGGTTGGGGAGTTGCCGGGGAGGGCCGTGGAGCGAGACTTGAAGGCCACAGAGGCCAGGCCGCGGCAGGCGCTAGTCGGGCCGGCTCCACATGTGAGCACCAGGCTGGCTTCACAGACCCCCATCTGCAGCGTCTGCGCTCACAGCATGCGATTCCAGTCCCCAAGCAGGGTGCCAGGCACCCCACCTCATGGCCGCCTGAAAG TGATTGGAGGGGAAGCGAACAACCTGGCTACAGCTGTCAGTTTTGCATTGTGCCCAGAAGTGGTGGGCAGAGG GTCGGCGGGCCCGAGGGCGTGCTGCAGAATGGGGCCGTGGACGATGGCGTGGCCAAGACCAGCCAGCTGCTGGCCGAGCTGAACTTTGAGGAGGACGAAGAAGACACGTACTACACGAAGGACCTCCCCGTGCACGCGTGCAG CTACTGCGGGATCCACGACCCCGCCTGCGTGGTCTACTGCAACGCCAGCAAGAAGTGGTTCTGCAACGGCCGCGGGAACACCTCCGGCAG CCACATTGTAAATCACCTCGTGAGGGCAAAATGCAAAGAGGTGACCCTGCACAAGGACGGGCCGCTGGGGGAGACGGTGCTAGAGTGCTACAACTGCGGCTGCCGCAATGTCTTCCTGCTAGGCTTCATCCCGGCCAAGGCCGACTCGGTGGTGGTGCTGCTGTGCAG GCAGCCCTGTGCCAGCCAGAGCAGCCTGAAGGACATCAACTGGGACAGCTCCCAGTGGCAGCCCCTCATCCAGGACCGCTGCTTCCTGTCCTGGCTGGTGAAGATCCCCTCGGAGCAGGAGCAGCTGCGTGCCCGGCAGATCACGGCACAGCAGATCAACAAGCTGGAGGAGCTCTGGAAG GAGAACCCCTCTGCAACCCTGGAGGACCTGGAGAAACCAGGGGTGGATGAGGAGCCCCAGCACGTGCTGCTGCGCTACGAGGACGCCTACCAGTACCAGAACATCTTTGGGCCTCTCGTCAAGCTGGAGGCAGATTATGACAAGAAGCTCAAGGAGTCCCAG ACTCAGGACAACATCACGGTCAGGTGGGACCTGGGGCTCAACAAGAAGAGAATCGCCTACTTCACCTTGCCCAAGACTGACTCTG ACATGCGGCTCATGCAGGGTGACGAAATCTGCCTGCGTTACAAGGGGGACCTGGCGCCCCTCTGGAAGGGCATAGGCCACGTCATCAAGGTCCCTGACA ACTATGGCGACGAGATCGCCATCGAGCTGCGCAGCAGCGTGGGCGCACCCGTGGAGGTGACACACAACTTTCAGGTGGACTTCGTGTGGAAGTCGACCTCGTTTGACAG GATGCAGAGCGCGCTGAAGACCTTCGCAGTGGATGAGACCTCCGTGTCTGGCTACATCTACCACAAGCTGCTCGGCCACGAGGTGGAAGACGTGATCATCAAGTGCCAGCTGCCCAAGCGCTTCACAGCGCAGGGGCTTCCTGACCTCAACCACTCGCAG GTCTACGCCGTGAAGACAGTGCTGCAGAGGCCGCTGAGCCTGATCCAGGGACCACCCGGCACGGGCAAGACAGTCACGTCGGCCACCATCGTGTACCACCTGGCCCGGCAGGGCAGCGG GCCTGTGCTGGTCTGCGCACCAAGCAACATCGCCGTGGACCAGCTGACGGAGAAGATCCACCAGACGGGGCTCAAGGTGGTGCGGCTGTGCGCCAAGAGCCGGGAGGCCATCGACTCACCCGTGTCCTTCCTGGCGCTGCACAACCAGATCCGCAACATGGACAG CATGCCTGAGCTGCAGAAGCTACAGCAGCTCAAAGACGAGACGGGAGAGCTGTCATCAGCCGACGAGAAGCGGTACCGGGCCCTGAAGCGCACGGCAGAGCGGGAACTGCTCATG AATGCAGACGTCATCTGCTGCACGTGTGTGGGCGCTGGTGACCCGCGGCTCGCCAAGATGCAGTTTCGCTCCATCCTGATCGACGAGAGCACGCAGGCCACAGAGCCCGAGTGCATGGTGCCTGTGGTCCTGGGTGCCAAGCAG CTCATCCTGGTGGGGGACCACTGCCAGCTGGGCCCTGTGGTCATGTGCAAGAAGGCGGCCAAGGCCGGGCTGTCACAGTCGCTGTTCGAGCGCCTGGTGGTGCTGGGTATCCGCCCCATCCGCCTGCAGGTGCAGTACCGCATGCACCCTGCACTCAGCGCCTTCCCCTCCAACATCTTCTACGAGGGCTCGCTCCAGAACGGCGTCACCGCAG CGGATCGTGTAAAAAAGGGATTTGACTTCCAGTGGCCCCAACCCGACAAGCCCATGTTCTTCTACGTGACGCAGGGCCAGGAGGAGATTGCCAGCTCGGGGACTTCCTACTTGAACAG GACGGAAGCTGCGAATGTGGAAAAGATCACGACGAAGTTGCTAAAGGCGGGTGCCAAGCCAGACCAGATTGGCATCATCACGCCCTATGAGGGCCAGCGCTCCTACCTGGTGCAGTACATGCAGTTCAGCGGCTCCCTGCACACCAAGCTCTACCAG GAGGTGGAAATCGCCAGTGTAGACGCGTTTCAGGGACGTGAAAAAGACTTCATCATCCTCTCCTGCGTGAGGGCGAATGAGCACCAGGGAATCGGGTTCCTGAACGACCCCCGGCGCCTTAACGTGGCCCTCACCAGAGCGAG GTACGGCGTCATCATCGTGGGCAACCCCAAGGCACTGTCGAAGCAGCCGCTGTGGAACCACCTGCTGAACTACTTCAAGGAGCAGAAGGTGCTGGTGGAGGGACCCCTCAACAACCTGCGCGAGAGCCTCATGCAGTTCAGCAAGCCCCGCAAGCTGGTCAACACCATCAACCCG GGTGCCCGCTTCATGACCACTGCTATGTACGACGCCCGGGAGGCCATTATCCCCGGGTCAGTGTATGACCGCAGCAGCCAGG GCCGTCCGTCGAGCGTGTACTTCCAGACGCATGACCAGCTGGGCATGATCGGTGCAGGCCCCGGCCACGTGGCCGCCATGAACATCCCCATCCCCTTCAACCTGGTGATGCCCCCCATGCCGCCGCCCGGCTACTTCGGACAGGCCAACGGGCCGGCCGCAG GCCGGGGCACCCCGAAAGGCAAGACTGGCCGTGGGGGGCGCCAGAAGAACCGCTTTGGGCTCCCGGGGCCCAGCCAGACGACCCTGCCTAGCAGCCAGGCCAGCCAGGACGTGGCCTCGCAGCCCTTCTCGCAGGGTGCACTGACGCAGGGGTACATCTCCATGAGCCAGCCCTCGCAGATGAGCCAGCCCGGCCTCTCGCAGCCTGAGCTGTCCCAG GACAGCTATCTTGGCGATGAGTTCAAGTCACAGATTGATGTGGCACTGTCCCAGGACTCCACGTACCAGGGAGAACGGGCGTACCAGCATGGCGGGGTGGCTGGGCTGTCCCAGTATTAG
- the UPF1 gene encoding regulator of nonsense transcripts 1 isoform X4, with protein MSVEAYGPSSQTLTFLDTEEAELLGADTQGSEFEFTDFTLPSQTQTPPGGPGGPGGAGGAGAAAGQLDAQVGGPEGVLQNGAVDDGVAKTSQLLAELNFEEDEEDTYYTKDLPVHACSYCGIHDPACVVYCNASKKWFCNGRGNTSGSHIVNHLVRAKCKEVTLHKDGPLGETVLECYNCGCRNVFLLGFIPAKADSVVVLLCRQPCASQSSLKDINWDSSQWQPLIQDRCFLSWLVKIPSEQEQLRARQITAQQINKLEELWKENPSATLEDLEKPGVDEEPQHVLLRYEDAYQYQNIFGPLVKLEADYDKKLKESQTQDNITVRWDLGLNKKRIAYFTLPKTDSDMRLMQGDEICLRYKGDLAPLWKGIGHVIKVPDNYGDEIAIELRSSVGAPVEVTHNFQVDFVWKSTSFDRMQSALKTFAVDETSVSGYIYHKLLGHEVEDVIIKCQLPKRFTAQGLPDLNHSQVYAVKTVLQRPLSLIQGPPGTGKTVTSATIVYHLARQGSGPVLVCAPSNIAVDQLTEKIHQTGLKVVRLCAKSREAIDSPVSFLALHNQIRNMDSMPELQKLQQLKDETGELSSADEKRYRALKRTAERELLMNADVICCTCVGAGDPRLAKMQFRSILIDESTQATEPECMVPVVLGAKQLILVGDHCQLGPVVMCKKAAKAGLSQSLFERLVVLGIRPIRLQVQYRMHPALSAFPSNIFYEGSLQNGVTAADRVKKGFDFQWPQPDKPMFFYVTQGQEEIASSGTSYLNRTEAANVEKITTKLLKAGAKPDQIGIITPYEGQRSYLVQYMQFSGSLHTKLYQEVEIASVDAFQGREKDFIILSCVRANEHQGIGFLNDPRRLNVALTRARYGVIIVGNPKALSKQPLWNHLLNYFKEQKVLVEGPLNNLRESLMQFSKPRKLVNTINPGARFMTTAMYDAREAIIPGSVYDRSSQGRPSSVYFQTHDQLGMIGAGPGHVAAMNIPIPFNLVMPPMPPPGYFGQANGPAAGRGTPKGKTGRGGRQKNRFGLPGPSQTTLPSSQASQDVASQPFSQGALTQGYISMSQPSQMSQPGLSQPELSQDSYLGDEFKSQIDVALSQDSTYQGERAYQHGGVAGLSQY; from the exons ATGAGCGTGGAGGCGTACGGACCCAGCTCGCAGACGCTCACCTTTCTGGACACGGAGGAGGCCGAGCTGCTCGGCGCCGACACGCAGGGCTCCGAGTTCGAGTTCACCGACTTCACCCTCCCCAGCCAGACGCAGACGCCCCCCGGCGGTCCCGGTGGCCCTGGCGGCGCGGGCGGAGCGGGCGCGGCGGCCGGACAGCTCGACGCGCAG GTCGGCGGGCCCGAGGGCGTGCTGCAGAATGGGGCCGTGGACGATGGCGTGGCCAAGACCAGCCAGCTGCTGGCCGAGCTGAACTTTGAGGAGGACGAAGAAGACACGTACTACACGAAGGACCTCCCCGTGCACGCGTGCAG CTACTGCGGGATCCACGACCCCGCCTGCGTGGTCTACTGCAACGCCAGCAAGAAGTGGTTCTGCAACGGCCGCGGGAACACCTCCGGCAG CCACATTGTAAATCACCTCGTGAGGGCAAAATGCAAAGAGGTGACCCTGCACAAGGACGGGCCGCTGGGGGAGACGGTGCTAGAGTGCTACAACTGCGGCTGCCGCAATGTCTTCCTGCTAGGCTTCATCCCGGCCAAGGCCGACTCGGTGGTGGTGCTGCTGTGCAG GCAGCCCTGTGCCAGCCAGAGCAGCCTGAAGGACATCAACTGGGACAGCTCCCAGTGGCAGCCCCTCATCCAGGACCGCTGCTTCCTGTCCTGGCTGGTGAAGATCCCCTCGGAGCAGGAGCAGCTGCGTGCCCGGCAGATCACGGCACAGCAGATCAACAAGCTGGAGGAGCTCTGGAAG GAGAACCCCTCTGCAACCCTGGAGGACCTGGAGAAACCAGGGGTGGATGAGGAGCCCCAGCACGTGCTGCTGCGCTACGAGGACGCCTACCAGTACCAGAACATCTTTGGGCCTCTCGTCAAGCTGGAGGCAGATTATGACAAGAAGCTCAAGGAGTCCCAG ACTCAGGACAACATCACGGTCAGGTGGGACCTGGGGCTCAACAAGAAGAGAATCGCCTACTTCACCTTGCCCAAGACTGACTCTG ACATGCGGCTCATGCAGGGTGACGAAATCTGCCTGCGTTACAAGGGGGACCTGGCGCCCCTCTGGAAGGGCATAGGCCACGTCATCAAGGTCCCTGACA ACTATGGCGACGAGATCGCCATCGAGCTGCGCAGCAGCGTGGGCGCACCCGTGGAGGTGACACACAACTTTCAGGTGGACTTCGTGTGGAAGTCGACCTCGTTTGACAG GATGCAGAGCGCGCTGAAGACCTTCGCAGTGGATGAGACCTCCGTGTCTGGCTACATCTACCACAAGCTGCTCGGCCACGAGGTGGAAGACGTGATCATCAAGTGCCAGCTGCCCAAGCGCTTCACAGCGCAGGGGCTTCCTGACCTCAACCACTCGCAG GTCTACGCCGTGAAGACAGTGCTGCAGAGGCCGCTGAGCCTGATCCAGGGACCACCCGGCACGGGCAAGACAGTCACGTCGGCCACCATCGTGTACCACCTGGCCCGGCAGGGCAGCGG GCCTGTGCTGGTCTGCGCACCAAGCAACATCGCCGTGGACCAGCTGACGGAGAAGATCCACCAGACGGGGCTCAAGGTGGTGCGGCTGTGCGCCAAGAGCCGGGAGGCCATCGACTCACCCGTGTCCTTCCTGGCGCTGCACAACCAGATCCGCAACATGGACAG CATGCCTGAGCTGCAGAAGCTACAGCAGCTCAAAGACGAGACGGGAGAGCTGTCATCAGCCGACGAGAAGCGGTACCGGGCCCTGAAGCGCACGGCAGAGCGGGAACTGCTCATG AATGCAGACGTCATCTGCTGCACGTGTGTGGGCGCTGGTGACCCGCGGCTCGCCAAGATGCAGTTTCGCTCCATCCTGATCGACGAGAGCACGCAGGCCACAGAGCCCGAGTGCATGGTGCCTGTGGTCCTGGGTGCCAAGCAG CTCATCCTGGTGGGGGACCACTGCCAGCTGGGCCCTGTGGTCATGTGCAAGAAGGCGGCCAAGGCCGGGCTGTCACAGTCGCTGTTCGAGCGCCTGGTGGTGCTGGGTATCCGCCCCATCCGCCTGCAGGTGCAGTACCGCATGCACCCTGCACTCAGCGCCTTCCCCTCCAACATCTTCTACGAGGGCTCGCTCCAGAACGGCGTCACCGCAG CGGATCGTGTAAAAAAGGGATTTGACTTCCAGTGGCCCCAACCCGACAAGCCCATGTTCTTCTACGTGACGCAGGGCCAGGAGGAGATTGCCAGCTCGGGGACTTCCTACTTGAACAG GACGGAAGCTGCGAATGTGGAAAAGATCACGACGAAGTTGCTAAAGGCGGGTGCCAAGCCAGACCAGATTGGCATCATCACGCCCTATGAGGGCCAGCGCTCCTACCTGGTGCAGTACATGCAGTTCAGCGGCTCCCTGCACACCAAGCTCTACCAG GAGGTGGAAATCGCCAGTGTAGACGCGTTTCAGGGACGTGAAAAAGACTTCATCATCCTCTCCTGCGTGAGGGCGAATGAGCACCAGGGAATCGGGTTCCTGAACGACCCCCGGCGCCTTAACGTGGCCCTCACCAGAGCGAG GTACGGCGTCATCATCGTGGGCAACCCCAAGGCACTGTCGAAGCAGCCGCTGTGGAACCACCTGCTGAACTACTTCAAGGAGCAGAAGGTGCTGGTGGAGGGACCCCTCAACAACCTGCGCGAGAGCCTCATGCAGTTCAGCAAGCCCCGCAAGCTGGTCAACACCATCAACCCG GGTGCCCGCTTCATGACCACTGCTATGTACGACGCCCGGGAGGCCATTATCCCCGGGTCAGTGTATGACCGCAGCAGCCAGG GCCGTCCGTCGAGCGTGTACTTCCAGACGCATGACCAGCTGGGCATGATCGGTGCAGGCCCCGGCCACGTGGCCGCCATGAACATCCCCATCCCCTTCAACCTGGTGATGCCCCCCATGCCGCCGCCCGGCTACTTCGGACAGGCCAACGGGCCGGCCGCAG GCCGGGGCACCCCGAAAGGCAAGACTGGCCGTGGGGGGCGCCAGAAGAACCGCTTTGGGCTCCCGGGGCCCAGCCAGACGACCCTGCCTAGCAGCCAGGCCAGCCAGGACGTGGCCTCGCAGCCCTTCTCGCAGGGTGCACTGACGCAGGGGTACATCTCCATGAGCCAGCCCTCGCAGATGAGCCAGCCCGGCCTCTCGCAGCCTGAGCTGTCCCAG GACAGCTATCTTGGCGATGAGTTCAAGTCACAGATTGATGTGGCACTGTCCCAGGACTCCACGTACCAGGGAGAACGGGCGTACCAGCATGGCGGGGTGGCTGGGCTGTCCCAGTATTAG
- the UPF1 gene encoding regulator of nonsense transcripts 1 isoform X3: MSVEAYGPSSQTLTFLDTEEAELLGADTQGSEFEFTDFTLPSQTQTPPGGPGGPGGAGGAGAAAGQLDAQVGGPEGVLQNGAVDDGVAKTSQLLAELNFEEDEEDTYYTKDLPVHACSYCGIHDPACVVYCNASKKWFCNGRGNTSGSHIVNHLVRAKCKEVTLHKDGPLGETVLECYNCGCRNVFLLGFIPAKADSVVVLLCRQPCASQSSLKDINWDSSQWQPLIQDRCFLSWLVKIPSEQEQLRARQITAQQINKLEELWKENPSATLEDLEKPGVDEEPQHVLLRYEDAYQYQNIFGPLVKLEADYDKKLKESQTQDNITVRWDLGLNKKRIAYFTLPKTDSGNEDLVIIWLRDMRLMQGDEICLRYKGDLAPLWKGIGHVIKVPDNYGDEIAIELRSSVGAPVEVTHNFQVDFVWKSTSFDRMQSALKTFAVDETSVSGYIYHKLLGHEVEDVIIKCQLPKRFTAQGLPDLNHSQVYAVKTVLQRPLSLIQGPPGTGKTVTSATIVYHLARQGSGPVLVCAPSNIAVDQLTEKIHQTGLKVVRLCAKSREAIDSPVSFLALHNQIRNMDSMPELQKLQQLKDETGELSSADEKRYRALKRTAERELLMNADVICCTCVGAGDPRLAKMQFRSILIDESTQATEPECMVPVVLGAKQLILVGDHCQLGPVVMCKKAAKAGLSQSLFERLVVLGIRPIRLQVQYRMHPALSAFPSNIFYEGSLQNGVTAADRVKKGFDFQWPQPDKPMFFYVTQGQEEIASSGTSYLNRTEAANVEKITTKLLKAGAKPDQIGIITPYEGQRSYLVQYMQFSGSLHTKLYQEVEIASVDAFQGREKDFIILSCVRANEHQGIGFLNDPRRLNVALTRARYGVIIVGNPKALSKQPLWNHLLNYFKEQKVLVEGPLNNLRESLMQFSKPRKLVNTINPGARFMTTAMYDAREAIIPGSVYDRSSQGRPSSVYFQTHDQLGMIGAGPGHVAAMNIPIPFNLVMPPMPPPGYFGQANGPAAGRGTPKGKTGRGGRQKNRFGLPGPSQTTLPSSQASQDVASQPFSQGALTQGYISMSQPSQMSQPGLSQPELSQDSYLGDEFKSQIDVALSQDSTYQGERAYQHGGVAGLSQY, encoded by the exons ATGAGCGTGGAGGCGTACGGACCCAGCTCGCAGACGCTCACCTTTCTGGACACGGAGGAGGCCGAGCTGCTCGGCGCCGACACGCAGGGCTCCGAGTTCGAGTTCACCGACTTCACCCTCCCCAGCCAGACGCAGACGCCCCCCGGCGGTCCCGGTGGCCCTGGCGGCGCGGGCGGAGCGGGCGCGGCGGCCGGACAGCTCGACGCGCAG GTCGGCGGGCCCGAGGGCGTGCTGCAGAATGGGGCCGTGGACGATGGCGTGGCCAAGACCAGCCAGCTGCTGGCCGAGCTGAACTTTGAGGAGGACGAAGAAGACACGTACTACACGAAGGACCTCCCCGTGCACGCGTGCAG CTACTGCGGGATCCACGACCCCGCCTGCGTGGTCTACTGCAACGCCAGCAAGAAGTGGTTCTGCAACGGCCGCGGGAACACCTCCGGCAG CCACATTGTAAATCACCTCGTGAGGGCAAAATGCAAAGAGGTGACCCTGCACAAGGACGGGCCGCTGGGGGAGACGGTGCTAGAGTGCTACAACTGCGGCTGCCGCAATGTCTTCCTGCTAGGCTTCATCCCGGCCAAGGCCGACTCGGTGGTGGTGCTGCTGTGCAG GCAGCCCTGTGCCAGCCAGAGCAGCCTGAAGGACATCAACTGGGACAGCTCCCAGTGGCAGCCCCTCATCCAGGACCGCTGCTTCCTGTCCTGGCTGGTGAAGATCCCCTCGGAGCAGGAGCAGCTGCGTGCCCGGCAGATCACGGCACAGCAGATCAACAAGCTGGAGGAGCTCTGGAAG GAGAACCCCTCTGCAACCCTGGAGGACCTGGAGAAACCAGGGGTGGATGAGGAGCCCCAGCACGTGCTGCTGCGCTACGAGGACGCCTACCAGTACCAGAACATCTTTGGGCCTCTCGTCAAGCTGGAGGCAGATTATGACAAGAAGCTCAAGGAGTCCCAG ACTCAGGACAACATCACGGTCAGGTGGGACCTGGGGCTCAACAAGAAGAGAATCGCCTACTTCACCTTGCCCAAGACTGACTCTGGTAATGAGGACTTAGTCATAATTTGGTTAAGAG ACATGCGGCTCATGCAGGGTGACGAAATCTGCCTGCGTTACAAGGGGGACCTGGCGCCCCTCTGGAAGGGCATAGGCCACGTCATCAAGGTCCCTGACA ACTATGGCGACGAGATCGCCATCGAGCTGCGCAGCAGCGTGGGCGCACCCGTGGAGGTGACACACAACTTTCAGGTGGACTTCGTGTGGAAGTCGACCTCGTTTGACAG GATGCAGAGCGCGCTGAAGACCTTCGCAGTGGATGAGACCTCCGTGTCTGGCTACATCTACCACAAGCTGCTCGGCCACGAGGTGGAAGACGTGATCATCAAGTGCCAGCTGCCCAAGCGCTTCACAGCGCAGGGGCTTCCTGACCTCAACCACTCGCAG GTCTACGCCGTGAAGACAGTGCTGCAGAGGCCGCTGAGCCTGATCCAGGGACCACCCGGCACGGGCAAGACAGTCACGTCGGCCACCATCGTGTACCACCTGGCCCGGCAGGGCAGCGG GCCTGTGCTGGTCTGCGCACCAAGCAACATCGCCGTGGACCAGCTGACGGAGAAGATCCACCAGACGGGGCTCAAGGTGGTGCGGCTGTGCGCCAAGAGCCGGGAGGCCATCGACTCACCCGTGTCCTTCCTGGCGCTGCACAACCAGATCCGCAACATGGACAG CATGCCTGAGCTGCAGAAGCTACAGCAGCTCAAAGACGAGACGGGAGAGCTGTCATCAGCCGACGAGAAGCGGTACCGGGCCCTGAAGCGCACGGCAGAGCGGGAACTGCTCATG AATGCAGACGTCATCTGCTGCACGTGTGTGGGCGCTGGTGACCCGCGGCTCGCCAAGATGCAGTTTCGCTCCATCCTGATCGACGAGAGCACGCAGGCCACAGAGCCCGAGTGCATGGTGCCTGTGGTCCTGGGTGCCAAGCAG CTCATCCTGGTGGGGGACCACTGCCAGCTGGGCCCTGTGGTCATGTGCAAGAAGGCGGCCAAGGCCGGGCTGTCACAGTCGCTGTTCGAGCGCCTGGTGGTGCTGGGTATCCGCCCCATCCGCCTGCAGGTGCAGTACCGCATGCACCCTGCACTCAGCGCCTTCCCCTCCAACATCTTCTACGAGGGCTCGCTCCAGAACGGCGTCACCGCAG CGGATCGTGTAAAAAAGGGATTTGACTTCCAGTGGCCCCAACCCGACAAGCCCATGTTCTTCTACGTGACGCAGGGCCAGGAGGAGATTGCCAGCTCGGGGACTTCCTACTTGAACAG GACGGAAGCTGCGAATGTGGAAAAGATCACGACGAAGTTGCTAAAGGCGGGTGCCAAGCCAGACCAGATTGGCATCATCACGCCCTATGAGGGCCAGCGCTCCTACCTGGTGCAGTACATGCAGTTCAGCGGCTCCCTGCACACCAAGCTCTACCAG GAGGTGGAAATCGCCAGTGTAGACGCGTTTCAGGGACGTGAAAAAGACTTCATCATCCTCTCCTGCGTGAGGGCGAATGAGCACCAGGGAATCGGGTTCCTGAACGACCCCCGGCGCCTTAACGTGGCCCTCACCAGAGCGAG GTACGGCGTCATCATCGTGGGCAACCCCAAGGCACTGTCGAAGCAGCCGCTGTGGAACCACCTGCTGAACTACTTCAAGGAGCAGAAGGTGCTGGTGGAGGGACCCCTCAACAACCTGCGCGAGAGCCTCATGCAGTTCAGCAAGCCCCGCAAGCTGGTCAACACCATCAACCCG GGTGCCCGCTTCATGACCACTGCTATGTACGACGCCCGGGAGGCCATTATCCCCGGGTCAGTGTATGACCGCAGCAGCCAGG GCCGTCCGTCGAGCGTGTACTTCCAGACGCATGACCAGCTGGGCATGATCGGTGCAGGCCCCGGCCACGTGGCCGCCATGAACATCCCCATCCCCTTCAACCTGGTGATGCCCCCCATGCCGCCGCCCGGCTACTTCGGACAGGCCAACGGGCCGGCCGCAG GCCGGGGCACCCCGAAAGGCAAGACTGGCCGTGGGGGGCGCCAGAAGAACCGCTTTGGGCTCCCGGGGCCCAGCCAGACGACCCTGCCTAGCAGCCAGGCCAGCCAGGACGTGGCCTCGCAGCCCTTCTCGCAGGGTGCACTGACGCAGGGGTACATCTCCATGAGCCAGCCCTCGCAGATGAGCCAGCCCGGCCTCTCGCAGCCTGAGCTGTCCCAG GACAGCTATCTTGGCGATGAGTTCAAGTCACAGATTGATGTGGCACTGTCCCAGGACTCCACGTACCAGGGAGAACGGGCGTACCAGCATGGCGGGGTGGCTGGGCTGTCCCAGTATTAG